The following coding sequences lie in one Sorghum bicolor cultivar BTx623 chromosome 6, Sorghum_bicolor_NCBIv3, whole genome shotgun sequence genomic window:
- the LOC8056610 gene encoding eukaryotic translation initiation factor 3 subunit G, with protein MAAVVATQQQQRKYQWGELADDDGASDLGLVLLLPPRVVVGPDAGGLRTVIEYRFDDEGNKVKVVTTTRTCSLLARARLSRSAVERRSWAKFGDAVKGDDAGSRLTMVSTEEVLLERPRARGKRAEEPCTSDDPLDMASTRSGILMVCRTCGKKGDHWTSKCPYKDLSPQTQGPVDVPSTADGLAAPLGTGVRAYVPPNKKEGTDTSGASMMKRRNDENSIRVNNLSEDTSEFDLFELFSKFGPVNRAFVAKDRRTGSSRGFGFVNFVHREDGERAISKLNGYGYDNLILRVEWSEKKN; from the exons atggcggcggtggtggcgacgcagcagcagcagcgcaagTACCAGTGGGGCGAGCTCGCGGACGATGACGGCGCCAGCGATCtcggcctcgtcctcctcctcccgccGCGGGTCGTCGTCGGGCCCGACGCGGGCGGCCTCCGGACGGTGATCGAGTACCGCTTCGACGACGAGGGCAACAAGGTCAAGGTCGTCACCACCACCCGCACCTGCAGCCTCCTCGCGCGCGCGCGCCTCTCCAGGAGCGCCGTCGAGCGCCGCTCGTGGGCCAAGTTCGGCGACGCCGTCAAGGGGGACGACGCCGGCTCGCGCCTCACCATGGTCTCCACCGAAGAGGTCCTCCTCGAGCGCCCACGAGCCCGAG GGAAAAGGGCCGAGGAACCATGTACTTCTGATGATCCACTGGATATGGCAAGTACAAGAAGTGGCATTCTCATGGTTTGCCGAACATGTGGGAAAAAGGGTGATCATTGGACCTCGAAGTGCCCCTACAAGGACCTTTCTCCACAGACCCAAGGTCCTGTCGACGTTCCTTCTACTGCCGATGGCCTGGCAGCACCACTTGGTACTGGTGTGCGAGCATATGTTCCTCCAAACAAGAAAGAAGGTACTGATACAAGTGGAGCAAGCATGATGAAGAGAAGGAATGATGAAAACTCTATCCGTGTGAACAATCTCTCAGAGGACACCAGTGAGTTCGACCTCTTTGAGCTCTTCTCCAAGTTTGGCCCTGTAAACCGTGCCTTCGTAGCAAAGGACAGAAGGACTGGATCAAGCAGGGGCTTTGGCTTTGTCAACTTCGTTCATAGAGAGGATGGTGAGAGGGCTATCAGCAAGCTCAATGGGTATGGTTATGATAACCTTATCCTCCGAGTTGAGTGGTCAGAAAAGAAGAACTAG
- the LOC8056609 gene encoding polyphenol oxidase I, chloroplastic encodes MLSATMPRGFAALRAPPCCSLQTTLRCKATGGADRRDVLLGLGGAAAAGLLTSSSSRGGAIAAPIQAPDLRDCHPPDLPDTVGDVNCCPPGAGTAIVDFTLPPAVGLRVRPAAHLVDEEYLAKYEKAVALMKELPDDDPRSFAQQWRVHCANCDGAFDQVGFPDLEIQIHNCWLFFPWHRFYLYFHERILGKLIGDDKFALPFWNWDAPGGMSMPAIYANKTSPLYDERRDPAHQPPFTLDLDYDGTEPTIPRHQQIDQNLMIMYRQMISGAKKKELFFGLPYHQGDQPDPGAGSVELIPHNTVHFWSGDPRQPNGEDMGNFYSAARDPLFFAHHGNIDRLWSVWNGLRAGNTNFTDPDWLNASFLFYDEEARLVRVRVRDCLDTAALGYTYQDVALPWLNAKPTTETGSPAPAAGALPATLNRTVRVAVTRPRTSRTRQEKDAEEEVLVVEGIEVADHFSRFVKFDLFVNESQSGGGMGAAAAQFAGSVAMTPHLVRPDKRRGSVKTAARFGICDLLDDIGADGDKTIVVSLVPRCAGDMVTVGCVRIEYIK; translated from the exons AGGTTTCGCCGCGCTTCGCGCGCCGCCATGCTGCAGCCTCCAGACGACGCTGAGGTGCAAGGCTACCGGCGGCGCCGACCGCCGTGACGTGCTCCTCGGCCTCGGCGGCGCGGCAGCGGCCGGCCTCCTCACGTCGTCGTCCAGCCGCGGCGGTGCGATCGCGGCGCCGATCCAGGCGCCGGACCTCCGGGACTGCCACCCGCCCGACCTCCCCGACACGGTGGGCGACGTCAACTGCTGCCCGCCGGGCGCGGGGACGGCGATCGTCGACTTCACGCTGCCGCCGGCGGTCGGGCTCCGCGTTCGCCCGGCCGCGCACCTGGTGGACGAGGAGTACCTGGCCAAGTACGAGAAGGCCGTGGCGCTGATGAAGGAACTGCCGGACGACGACCCGCGCAGCTTCGCGCAGCAGTGGCGCGTGCACTGCGCCAACTGCGACGGCGCGTTCGACCAGGTCGGGTTCCCGGACCTGGAGATCCAGATACACAACTGCTggctcttcttcccgtggcacAG GTTCTACCTGTACTTCCACGAAAGGATTCTTGGGAAGCTCATCGGCGACGACAAGTTTGCACTGCCGTTCTGGAACTGGGACGCGCCCGGCGGCATGTCGATGCCGGCGATCTACGCCAACAAGACCTCCCCGCTGTACGACGAAAGGCGTGACCCTGCTCACCAGCCGCCATTCACGCTGGACCTCGACTACGACGGGACCGAGCCAACCATACCAAGACATCAGCAGATCGATCAGAACCTAATGATTATGTACCGTCAG ATGATCTCCGGTGCCAAGAAGAAGGAGCTCTTCTTTGGGCTTCCTTACCACCAGGGCGACCAGCCAGACCCCGGCGCAGGCAGCGTCGAGCTCATCCCGCACAACACAGTACACTTCTGGAGCGGCGATCCGAGGCAGCCCAACGGAGAGGACATGGGCAACTTCTACTCCGCCGCGCGCGATCCGCTCTTCTTCGCGCACCACGGCAACATCGACCGCCTGTGGTCGGTCTGGAACGGCCTCCGCGccggcaacaccaacttcaccGACCCCGACTGGCTGAACGCCAGCTTCCTTTTCTACGACGAGGAGGCCCGCCTCGTGCGCGTCCGCGTCCGCGACTGCCTCGACACGGCCGCCCTGGGATACACCTACCAGGACGTCGCCCTGCCGTGGCTGAACGCCAAGCCGACCACGGAGACCGGGTCTCCGGCGCCCGCCGCGGGCGCGCTCCCGGCGACCCTGAACCGGACCGTGAGGGTGGCCGTGACGCGGCCCAGGACCTCGAGGACCCGCCAGGAGAAGGACGCGGAGGAGGAGGTGCTGGTCGTCGAGGGGATCGAGGTCGCCGACCACTTCAGCAGGTTCGTCAAGTTCGACTTGTTCGTGAACGAGTCCCAGAGCGGCGGCGGCAtgggtgcggcggcggcgcagttCGCGGGGAGCGTGGCGATGACGCCGCACCTGGTTCGCCCAGATAAGCGCAGGGGCTCCGTGAAGACCGCGGCGAGGTTCGGCATCTGCGACCTGCTCGACGACATCGGCGCTGACGGGGACAAGACGATCGTCGTGTCGCTCGTGCCGAGGTGCGCCGGAGACATGGTCACTGTTGGTTGCGTCCGGATCGAGTATATTAAGTGA